In Micromonospora sp. WMMD980, the following are encoded in one genomic region:
- a CDS encoding DUF559 domain-containing protein, with protein MGESWAGMRRALPSDDADELTWLLFRQDDVLSLGQAQAHLTRKAIRHRVATGRWRQAHRAVLVAHNGPVGPAQLRWIAVLAAGPTALLGGITAAQAGGLRGFPDRVVHLLLPATCRRAPLPTGVRAHRTTHLPDDDVVRVGQPPRTTAARSVIDAAQRAPSDAQARAIVAAAFQQRLVGGDDLHKVLERMPRIRRRRLILSTATDAAGGAHSLGELNLLDLVRRAGLPEPTRQVVRRDAWGRRRYLDAYFDQWRVHVEVDGGQHLDPAHAWADMHRQNALWVEGDRVLRFPSWALRDDPQTVIDQLRAALRAAGWPG; from the coding sequence GTGGGAGAGTCATGGGCGGGGATGCGGCGGGCGCTGCCGTCGGACGACGCGGACGAGTTGACCTGGTTGTTGTTCCGTCAGGACGATGTGCTCAGCCTCGGTCAGGCACAGGCGCACCTCACGCGTAAGGCGATCCGGCACCGTGTGGCCACCGGCCGATGGCGCCAAGCGCACCGTGCCGTTCTGGTCGCACACAACGGCCCTGTTGGTCCCGCCCAGCTCCGTTGGATCGCGGTGCTGGCCGCCGGCCCGACCGCGCTGCTCGGCGGCATCACTGCCGCCCAGGCAGGCGGCCTGCGCGGCTTTCCGGATCGCGTTGTCCATCTGCTCCTGCCCGCCACCTGCCGTCGTGCTCCGCTGCCGACCGGCGTGCGAGCACACCGGACCACCCACCTGCCGGACGACGACGTGGTGCGGGTCGGCCAGCCGCCCCGGACGACGGCTGCGCGATCAGTGATCGACGCGGCCCAGCGGGCACCATCCGACGCGCAGGCCCGGGCGATCGTCGCGGCGGCGTTCCAGCAGCGGCTGGTGGGCGGCGACGACCTGCACAAGGTGCTGGAGCGGATGCCACGAATCCGCCGCCGGCGACTGATCCTGTCCACCGCCACGGACGCGGCCGGGGGTGCGCATTCCCTGGGCGAGTTGAACCTGCTCGACCTCGTGCGTCGCGCCGGCCTACCCGAACCGACCCGCCAGGTGGTCCGGCGCGACGCCTGGGGCCGGCGACGTTACCTCGACGCCTACTTCGACCAGTGGCGGGTGCACGTCGAGGTGGACGGCGGGCAGCATCTCGATCCGGCGCATGCCTGGGCGGACATGCACCGCCAGAACGCACTCTGGGTCGAGGGCGACCGCGTCCTCCGGTTCCCCTCCTGGGCCCTGCGCGACGACCCGCAAACGGTGATCGACCAGTTACGAGCCGCCCTCCGGGCCGCCGGCTGGCCGGGATGA
- a CDS encoding alkaline phosphatase PhoX produces the protein MTSSPLSRRSLLGGAAGGLGIVVAGNLDAIAGPAAARAACRPAVGYGDLVPDPAGLLALPPGFSYTVVAQAGATLLESGQPTPSDADGTGCFRGPHGSVLVNNHEIGGDEPYPVPALASLTYDPGARGGTTTIDVDKHGRRLREYVSVAGTHNNCAGGITPWGTWLTCEETEQRAGGQFLKDHGYVFEVDPHDRAANADPVPLTFLGRYAHEAVAVDPYTHSIYLTEDASGPNGLYFRWTPPPGFRAGKGALRALAQRPDGGTAGTLEAMRCRRGDGHVADLSEATTPGTRYRVEWVEVPDRDARTVSVRKQFADGEVTRSRKLEGAWWGDGGAYFVASYARHTDGSVNEHDGQVWFYDPRRQTVTLKTIFGVNPDPEADTGNYDGPDNITVSPYGGVILAEDGEGVSHLVGVTAQGKPYALARNELNDSEFTGPTFSADGKILFANIQTPGYVFAITGPWGRPSNAHR, from the coding sequence GTGACCTCCTCTCCCCTCTCCCGACGGTCGCTGCTGGGTGGCGCGGCCGGCGGCCTCGGCATCGTGGTGGCCGGCAACCTGGACGCCATCGCCGGACCCGCCGCGGCCCGGGCCGCCTGCCGTCCCGCGGTCGGCTACGGCGACCTGGTGCCGGACCCGGCCGGCCTGCTGGCCCTGCCGCCGGGCTTCTCGTACACCGTCGTCGCCCAGGCGGGCGCGACGCTGCTGGAGTCGGGGCAGCCGACCCCGAGCGACGCCGACGGCACCGGCTGCTTCCGCGGCCCGCACGGGTCGGTGCTGGTCAACAACCACGAGATCGGCGGTGACGAGCCCTACCCGGTGCCGGCGCTGGCCAGCCTCACCTACGACCCGGGCGCGCGCGGCGGCACCACCACCATCGACGTGGACAAGCACGGCCGGCGGCTGCGCGAGTACGTCAGCGTGGCCGGCACGCACAACAACTGCGCCGGCGGCATCACCCCGTGGGGCACGTGGCTGACCTGCGAGGAAACCGAGCAGCGCGCCGGCGGGCAGTTCCTCAAGGACCACGGGTACGTCTTCGAGGTCGACCCGCACGACCGGGCGGCCAACGCCGACCCGGTGCCGCTGACGTTCCTCGGCCGCTACGCCCACGAGGCGGTGGCGGTCGACCCGTACACCCACTCGATCTACCTGACCGAGGACGCGAGCGGGCCGAACGGCCTGTACTTCCGGTGGACGCCGCCGCCCGGCTTCCGGGCCGGCAAGGGCGCGCTGCGCGCGCTCGCCCAGCGGCCCGACGGCGGCACCGCCGGCACCCTGGAGGCGATGCGCTGCCGGCGCGGCGACGGGCACGTGGCGGACCTGTCCGAGGCCACCACCCCGGGCACCCGCTACCGGGTGGAGTGGGTGGAGGTGCCGGACCGGGACGCCCGGACCGTGTCGGTGCGCAAGCAGTTCGCCGACGGCGAGGTGACCCGCAGTCGCAAGCTGGAGGGCGCCTGGTGGGGCGACGGCGGCGCCTACTTCGTGGCCAGCTACGCCCGGCACACCGACGGCAGCGTCAACGAGCACGACGGGCAGGTCTGGTTCTACGACCCGCGCCGGCAGACCGTCACGCTGAAGACCATCTTCGGGGTGAACCCCGACCCGGAGGCGGACACCGGCAACTACGACGGGCCGGACAACATCACCGTCTCCCCGTACGGCGGGGTGATCCTGGCCGAGGACGGCGAGGGCGTGTCGCACCTGGTCGGCGTCACCGCGCAGGGCAAGCCGTACGCGCTGGCCCGCAACGAGCTGAACGACAGCGAGTTCACCGGGCCGACGTTCAGCGCGGACGGGAAGATCCTGTTCGCCAACATCCAGACCCCCGGGTACGTGTTCGCGATCACCGGCCCGTGGGGCCGGCCGAGCAACGCGCACCGCTGA
- a CDS encoding FtsK/SpoIIIE domain-containing protein, producing the protein MNRLAAAYRQAVDRHRQALRHWEAARRTLGAAGPAPVGSPELVARLARLGGELAAAVPGTARVATHPVPVRLGEATTVDGAFPVLVPVGAGAHLAIDADARDPRVGELLRAVVVRLLTAAPAGAVRVVGIDQAAFGAAFLPLRPLHDAGVLGAAATTEAETTALLDAAERHARTAQRADPEDRELLVVVVASAPPARELARLAALTHAGPAAAVCVLLAGYSAAGPGGTAGRAGGQWPGGAPPLGATTQLRVTERYTLVGDPPGRPFSVDGSGLAAPVVLDGDPSHAAVTALARRLAEAADDSSGVTFADLLPASRWTESAGAGLRTVLGRAGRRPVTVAFDDATPHWLVGGRTGAGKTVLLLDVLYGLAARYSPAELRLMLLDFKEGVSFTEFVPTPRDPSWLPHAHAVGIESDREYGVAVLRELRAELVRRADLLKRHGVSRLADLPPNARPPRTVTVVDEFHVLFAGNDALARQAVDLIEELARKGRSYGLHLVLASQSTTGIEALYGRAEAIFGQFPLRIALPGGDAVLDPRNDAARGLTVGTAVVNTAAGAPGADVEVRFPDAHAAAADLAALRHELHAARPAGAPPPSVFRGHERPRLADDPAWAALAPGADPPYALVGRVVDVAGSPAGFALDASPGRHLAVVGTAAAGAELLRCAVLSLARQHAPGTARFLFAPLAPGTTDRADDLAMTLAAAGHPVRRLDAGGLRALLAELAGDAADPGRTYLVAFGMDAAAGTLAATDPGTFRSGHDDLRAVLRQGPARGVHVLGWWRGLRRLADDLGGSGHRDDVTGLVALNVPAADLGLHLGVHDLAWTPREGRALLVDRHDHRTALIVPFTEGGD; encoded by the coding sequence GTGAACAGGCTCGCGGCGGCGTACCGGCAGGCGGTCGACCGGCACCGGCAGGCGCTGCGCCACTGGGAGGCGGCCCGGCGGACGCTCGGCGCCGCCGGCCCGGCCCCCGTCGGCAGCCCCGAGCTGGTCGCCCGGCTGGCCCGCCTGGGCGGCGAGTTGGCCGCCGCGGTGCCCGGCACCGCCCGCGTCGCCACCCACCCCGTTCCGGTACGCCTCGGCGAGGCGACCACCGTCGACGGCGCGTTCCCGGTGCTCGTGCCGGTGGGGGCCGGCGCCCACCTGGCGATCGACGCCGACGCCCGCGACCCGCGCGTCGGTGAGCTGCTGCGCGCGGTGGTGGTGCGGCTGCTCACCGCCGCCCCGGCCGGCGCGGTCCGGGTGGTCGGCATCGACCAGGCCGCGTTCGGCGCGGCGTTCCTGCCGCTGCGCCCGCTGCACGACGCCGGCGTGCTCGGCGCGGCGGCGACCACCGAGGCGGAGACGACCGCGCTGCTGGACGCCGCGGAGCGGCACGCGCGTACCGCCCAGCGGGCCGACCCGGAGGATCGCGAGCTGCTGGTGGTGGTCGTCGCGTCGGCGCCGCCGGCCCGGGAGCTGGCCCGGCTGGCCGCGCTCACCCACGCCGGCCCGGCCGCCGCGGTCTGCGTGCTGCTGGCCGGCTACTCGGCGGCCGGGCCGGGTGGGACGGCCGGGCGGGCCGGCGGGCAGTGGCCGGGCGGGGCGCCGCCGCTGGGGGCGACCACCCAGCTCCGGGTCACCGAGCGCTACACCCTGGTGGGTGACCCGCCCGGTCGCCCGTTCAGCGTCGACGGCAGCGGGTTGGCCGCGCCGGTGGTGCTCGACGGCGACCCGTCGCACGCCGCGGTGACGGCGCTGGCCCGCCGGCTCGCCGAGGCCGCCGACGACAGCTCGGGGGTCACGTTCGCCGACCTGCTGCCGGCGTCCCGCTGGACGGAGTCGGCCGGCGCCGGCCTGCGGACCGTGCTCGGCCGGGCCGGTCGCCGGCCGGTGACCGTCGCGTTCGACGACGCCACGCCGCACTGGCTGGTCGGCGGGCGCACCGGCGCCGGCAAGACGGTCCTGCTGCTCGACGTGCTCTACGGGCTGGCCGCCCGCTACTCCCCGGCCGAGCTGCGGCTGATGCTGCTCGACTTCAAGGAGGGCGTCAGCTTCACCGAGTTCGTGCCCACCCCGCGCGACCCGTCCTGGCTGCCGCACGCCCACGCGGTCGGCATCGAGTCCGACCGCGAGTACGGCGTGGCCGTGCTCCGGGAGCTGCGCGCCGAGCTGGTTCGCCGGGCCGACCTGCTCAAGCGCCACGGCGTCAGCCGGCTCGCCGACCTGCCGCCGAACGCCCGGCCGCCCCGGACCGTCACCGTCGTCGACGAGTTCCACGTGCTGTTCGCCGGCAACGACGCGCTGGCCCGACAGGCGGTCGACCTGATCGAGGAGCTGGCCCGCAAGGGCCGCTCGTACGGCCTGCACCTGGTGCTGGCCAGCCAGAGCACCACCGGCATCGAGGCCCTCTACGGCCGGGCCGAGGCCATCTTCGGCCAGTTCCCGTTGCGGATCGCGCTGCCCGGCGGGGACGCCGTGCTCGACCCCCGCAACGACGCGGCGCGCGGGCTGACCGTCGGCACGGCCGTGGTGAACACCGCCGCCGGCGCGCCCGGCGCCGACGTCGAGGTGCGTTTCCCGGACGCGCACGCCGCCGCGGCCGACCTCGCGGCGCTGCGCCACGAGCTGCACGCGGCCCGGCCGGCAGGAGCCCCGCCGCCCTCGGTCTTCCGGGGGCACGAGCGGCCCCGGCTCGCCGACGACCCGGCCTGGGCCGCGCTGGCGCCCGGCGCCGACCCGCCGTACGCCCTCGTCGGCCGCGTCGTGGACGTCGCCGGCAGCCCGGCCGGGTTCGCCCTCGACGCCAGCCCGGGCCGGCACCTGGCCGTGGTCGGCACCGCCGCCGCCGGGGCGGAGCTGCTCCGCTGCGCCGTGCTGTCACTGGCCCGGCAGCACGCCCCGGGCACCGCCCGGTTCCTGTTCGCGCCGCTGGCCCCGGGCACCACCGACCGTGCCGACGACCTGGCCATGACGCTCGCCGCCGCCGGCCACCCGGTTCGCCGGCTCGACGCCGGCGGGCTGCGCGCGCTCCTCGCCGAGCTGGCCGGCGACGCCGCCGATCCGGGCCGCACCTACCTGGTGGCGTTCGGCATGGACGCCGCCGCCGGCACGCTGGCCGCCACCGACCCGGGCACGTTCCGTTCCGGCCACGACGACCTGCGCGCGGTGCTGCGGCAGGGCCCGGCGCGCGGCGTGCACGTGCTCGGCTGGTGGCGCGGGCTGCGCCGGCTCGCCGACGACCTCGGCGGCAGCGGGCACCGCGACGACGTGACCGGTCTGGTCGCGTTGAACGTGCCGGCCGCCGATCTCGGCCTGCACCTGGGCGTGCACGACCTCGCCTGGACGCCGCGCGAGGGCCGGGCCCTGCTGGTCGACCGGCACGACCACCGCACCGCCCTGATCGTGCCCTTCACCGAGGGCGGGGACTGA
- a CDS encoding DUF6244 family protein, which produces MSAAEVIARLAAAAQKLDEAKARTAAAAQDAAEARALVAGALEGATAGPLIGVIDAYRQALAQAAQGGEPARQHVQETIAKVQALGN; this is translated from the coding sequence GTGAGCGCTGCGGAGGTCATCGCCAGGCTGGCGGCGGCGGCACAGAAGCTGGACGAGGCGAAAGCCCGCACGGCCGCCGCCGCGCAGGACGCCGCCGAGGCGCGGGCGCTGGTCGCGGGCGCGCTGGAGGGGGCCACGGCCGGGCCGTTGATCGGGGTCATCGACGCCTATCGGCAGGCGCTCGCCCAGGCCGCCCAGGGCGGCGAGCCGGCCCGCCAGCACGTGCAGGAGACCATCGCGAAGGTGCAGGCGCTGGGCAACTGA
- a CDS encoding pentapeptide repeat-containing protein yields the protein MSAPPPPEKPLRVMPWWLALLGLLLAGLLGWLVLDWLLGEADRAVQPDTRATLRVDAIRTGLTVVAGTGGGLALLFAARRQWISERGQRHQEAVAARDQAHRDRVQAHAEAVAETAARQQERQSTAAEHDAVERRLTELYVRAIELVGSDNPAVRLGGLHALERLGQDNPGQRPTTVAVLCAYLRMPAPDDPREREVRRTAQRMLTRHLRAGQETWWPGIALDLTGARLDGFDAAGCTLVDLDLTGAVCTGTTSFAGAVAHGRLRLTADFADVVFDGLTGDAEIVLDDARVTGRASFDRADLGGALSCRDASFGSFSLFAAVLRQPSTFDRATFAGAATFRKTMFLGGLSMEHTRFAGYAGFRRVRFADLALFRWTEFGAEAWFEGARFEGGTNFGRAVFHAGAHFDGAELARRPLVDQARAAASATHVWPPDVTVTRRDDDWLVLTDP from the coding sequence GTGTCCGCCCCACCGCCGCCGGAGAAGCCGCTCCGGGTGATGCCCTGGTGGCTGGCGCTGCTCGGGCTGCTGCTCGCCGGCCTGCTCGGCTGGCTGGTGCTCGACTGGCTGCTCGGCGAGGCCGACCGGGCCGTCCAGCCCGACACCCGTGCCACGCTGCGCGTCGACGCCATCCGCACCGGCCTCACCGTGGTCGCCGGCACCGGCGGCGGGCTGGCGCTGCTCTTCGCCGCCCGTCGACAGTGGATCAGCGAGCGCGGCCAGCGGCACCAGGAGGCCGTCGCCGCCCGCGACCAGGCACACCGCGACCGGGTGCAGGCGCACGCCGAGGCGGTCGCCGAGACCGCCGCGCGGCAGCAGGAGCGCCAGTCCACCGCCGCCGAGCACGACGCCGTCGAGCGCCGGCTCACCGAGCTGTACGTCCGCGCCATCGAACTGGTCGGCAGCGACAACCCGGCGGTACGCCTCGGCGGCCTGCACGCCCTGGAACGGCTCGGCCAGGACAACCCGGGGCAGCGGCCGACCACGGTGGCGGTGCTCTGCGCGTACCTCCGGATGCCGGCCCCCGACGACCCGCGCGAGCGCGAGGTACGCCGCACCGCGCAACGGATGCTCACCCGGCACCTGCGGGCGGGCCAGGAGACCTGGTGGCCCGGCATCGCGCTGGACCTCACCGGCGCCCGGCTGGACGGCTTCGACGCGGCCGGCTGCACCCTGGTCGACCTCGACCTCACCGGCGCGGTCTGCACCGGCACCACCAGCTTCGCCGGCGCGGTCGCGCACGGCCGGCTGCGGCTGACCGCCGACTTCGCCGACGTCGTGTTCGACGGCCTCACCGGCGACGCCGAGATCGTGCTGGACGATGCGCGGGTCACCGGCCGGGCCAGCTTCGACCGGGCCGACCTCGGTGGCGCGCTGTCCTGCCGGGACGCGAGTTTCGGCTCGTTCTCCCTGTTCGCCGCCGTGCTGCGGCAGCCGAGCACCTTCGACCGGGCCACGTTCGCCGGCGCCGCCACCTTCCGCAAGACAATGTTCCTGGGTGGACTGTCCATGGAGCACACCCGCTTCGCCGGGTACGCGGGTTTTCGCCGGGTGCGCTTCGCCGACCTGGCGCTGTTCCGCTGGACCGAGTTCGGCGCGGAGGCCTGGTTCGAGGGCGCCCGCTTCGAGGGCGGCACCAACTTCGGCCGGGCCGTCTTCCACGCCGGGGCCCACTTCGACGGGGCGGAGCTGGCCCGCCGGCCGCTGGTCGACCAGGCCCGCGCGGCGGCGTCCGCCACGCACGTCTGGCCGCCGGACGTCACCGTCACCCGCCGCGACGACGACTGGCTCGTCCTCACCGACCCGTGA
- a CDS encoding alpha/beta fold hydrolase has product MLLRTILAATTIAATALLVPAAAAHAAAPAPRPDTVTTPASTVTAAERAAAAAADPVIVVGGLIGVSIAYEPIAARLRADGYRVSIYQLPNLGFGDIRESARALSSYVDQVRAGTGASRVDLVTHSEGGLVSRWYVKFLGGADKVDQYVSLGTPQYGTYVANIINFVGLGSCAGIVACQQMTIGSSFLADLNAGDDTPGPVRWTTLRTWQDELVRPVDNAVLADGATNVLVQAWCPLRVVGHLGLVLDGTTYTAVRQTLAGAAIRPNCFAV; this is encoded by the coding sequence ATGCTGCTCCGAACGATCCTGGCCGCCACCACCATCGCCGCCACCGCCCTGCTCGTCCCGGCCGCCGCCGCGCACGCCGCCGCGCCCGCCCCCCGGCCGGACACCGTCACCACCCCCGCCAGCACCGTCACCGCCGCCGAACGGGCCGCCGCCGCGGCCGCCGACCCGGTGATCGTGGTCGGCGGGCTGATCGGCGTCTCCATCGCCTACGAGCCGATCGCCGCCCGGCTGCGCGCCGACGGCTACCGGGTCTCCATCTACCAACTGCCGAACCTCGGCTTCGGCGACATCCGCGAGTCCGCCCGCGCGCTGTCGTCCTACGTGGACCAGGTCCGCGCCGGCACCGGCGCGAGCCGGGTGGACCTGGTCACCCACTCCGAGGGCGGTCTGGTCAGCCGCTGGTACGTCAAGTTCCTCGGCGGCGCCGACAAGGTCGACCAGTACGTCAGCCTCGGCACCCCGCAGTACGGCACCTACGTCGCCAACATCATCAACTTCGTCGGGCTGGGTAGCTGCGCCGGCATCGTCGCCTGCCAGCAGATGACCATCGGGTCGAGCTTCCTGGCCGACCTGAACGCCGGCGACGACACCCCCGGCCCGGTCCGCTGGACCACGCTGCGCACCTGGCAGGACGAGCTGGTCCGGCCGGTCGACAACGCCGTGCTCGCCGACGGCGCGACGAACGTGCTGGTGCAGGCGTGGTGCCCGCTGCGGGTCGTCGGCCACCTCGGTCTGGTCCTCGACGGCACCACCTACACGGCGGTGCGGCAGACGCTGGCCGGCGCCGCGATCCGGCCGAACTGCTTCGCGGTCTGA
- a CDS encoding GMC family oxidoreductase N-terminal domain-containing protein, with product MVEFDYVIVGAGAAGCVLAERLTEDPDTRVLLLEAGGWDRSPFVRVPKAFSRLMDDPRTAWHYPATIGPDRRETWQRGRMIGGSTSVNGMIWSRGAARDWDALAPLGWGWSAVRPAFQRLEDHPLGPGPHRGVGGPVRLSVTTATDPLAEEMVATGAELGWRPVDDLDADDDERIGYPTATIHRGRRVSAADAFLHPARRRPNLTVVVGALALRVLVEGGRAVGVRVAHQAREVEYRAASEVILAAGALATPQLLQVSGIGPADVLRAAGVPVLLDRPRVGAGLREHRSIALQYRLAEPGGHNARLGSPLGQARATLRWLLTRGGPLALPVLDVAAHVKSRPDLDRPDGHLLMAPFSAAPPRPGRALELEREPGVMCLGTVTRPDSEGSLAVTDADPRVPPAIVANYLATEHDRRVAVDLFRRMREFFATGPIAKRIHAETVPGAATRTDEEIVEAAVARGYCGYHAVGTCAMGADDDHVVDPELRVRGVNALRVVDASVLPVMVAGWTSAPVTALAWRAAGLIRGRAEG from the coding sequence GTGGTGGAATTCGACTACGTCATCGTCGGCGCCGGGGCGGCGGGGTGCGTGCTGGCCGAGCGGTTGACCGAGGATCCGGACACCCGGGTGCTGCTGCTGGAGGCCGGCGGCTGGGACCGCAGCCCGTTCGTCCGGGTGCCGAAGGCTTTCTCCCGCTTGATGGACGATCCGCGCACCGCCTGGCACTACCCGGCGACGATCGGGCCGGACCGGCGGGAGACCTGGCAACGCGGCCGGATGATCGGCGGCTCGACCTCGGTCAACGGCATGATCTGGAGCCGTGGCGCGGCCCGGGACTGGGACGCGCTGGCGCCGCTGGGCTGGGGCTGGTCGGCGGTGCGGCCGGCGTTCCAGCGGCTGGAGGACCACCCGCTGGGGCCCGGGCCGCACCGGGGCGTCGGCGGGCCGGTGCGGCTCTCCGTCACCACCGCCACCGACCCGCTGGCCGAGGAGATGGTGGCCACCGGCGCCGAGCTGGGCTGGCGGCCGGTGGACGACCTGGACGCCGACGACGACGAGCGGATCGGCTATCCGACCGCGACCATCCACCGTGGGCGCCGGGTCAGCGCCGCGGACGCGTTCCTGCACCCGGCCCGCCGCCGGCCCAACCTGACCGTCGTGGTCGGCGCGCTCGCGCTGCGGGTGCTGGTCGAGGGCGGCCGGGCGGTCGGCGTACGGGTGGCGCACCAGGCCCGGGAGGTCGAGTACCGGGCCGCCAGTGAGGTGATCCTCGCCGCCGGCGCGCTGGCCACTCCGCAGTTGTTGCAGGTCTCCGGCATCGGGCCGGCCGACGTGCTGCGCGCGGCCGGCGTGCCGGTGCTGCTCGACCGCCCCCGGGTGGGCGCCGGCCTGCGGGAGCACCGGTCGATCGCGTTGCAGTACCGGCTCGCCGAGCCGGGCGGCCACAACGCCCGGCTCGGCAGCCCGCTCGGGCAGGCCCGCGCGACGCTGCGCTGGCTGCTCACCCGCGGCGGTCCGCTGGCGCTTCCGGTGCTCGACGTGGCCGCCCACGTGAAGTCCCGGCCGGACCTGGACCGCCCGGACGGCCACCTGCTGATGGCCCCGTTCTCGGCCGCGCCGCCCCGTCCGGGCCGGGCGCTGGAGCTGGAGCGCGAGCCGGGCGTGATGTGCCTGGGCACGGTGACCCGGCCGGACAGCGAGGGCAGCCTCGCCGTCACCGACGCCGACCCGCGCGTCCCGCCGGCGATCGTGGCGAACTATCTCGCCACCGAGCACGACCGGCGGGTGGCGGTGGACCTGTTCCGCCGGATGCGGGAGTTCTTCGCCACCGGGCCGATCGCCAAACGGATCCACGCGGAGACGGTGCCCGGCGCGGCGACGCGCACCGACGAGGAGATCGTCGAGGCGGCGGTGGCGCGCGGCTACTGCGGCTACCACGCGGTCGGCACCTGCGCGATGGGCGCTGACGACGACCATGTGGTCGACCCGGAGCTGCGGGTCCGCGGCGTCAACGCACTGCGGGTGGTGGACGCCTCGGTGCTGCCGGTGATGGTGGCCGGCTGGACCAGCGCCCCGGTGACGGCGCTGGCGTGGCGGGCCGCCGGCCTGATCCGGGGCCGCGCCGAGGGGTGA